A stretch of Arthrobacter sunyaminii DNA encodes these proteins:
- a CDS encoding AI-2E family transporter, whose product MSDREPPGSSGLARPTRILLTLAAAGGACWTVWAGRSLLGPLVLAAALVIIALPARKPLDRRGTPGWVGTLVVVSISWGILLVLAVLVLLALGQFARILADYAGQLQESAETLESFFRSLGFSTVSMDDLTRAIQPSALLTTVFNAGTQLLGLGTAVFFVFAYAMFLGMDAARWQNPPAELAEASSRRLQAFNRFTTATNRYFLVNSIFGLIVAVIDGLALWVLGVPGPFVWAVLAFVTNYIPNIGFVLGVVPPVVLAVAVGGWELGLLVLAIYCIANVTLQVLIQPRFVGESVRLSVTLTFASVVLWTTLLGAVGSLLAVPLTLFARFLIIGGDPGARFAQWISGDDGPEDPQSPSRPG is encoded by the coding sequence ATGAGTGATCGTGAGCCACCCGGGTCATCCGGACTTGCCAGGCCAACGCGGATTCTGCTGACCCTGGCGGCTGCCGGTGGTGCCTGCTGGACGGTATGGGCAGGCCGATCGCTCCTGGGACCGCTGGTGCTGGCCGCGGCGCTCGTCATTATCGCGCTGCCCGCACGAAAACCCTTGGACCGGCGCGGCACCCCAGGCTGGGTAGGCACGCTCGTCGTCGTGTCAATCTCGTGGGGAATCCTGCTGGTTCTAGCCGTGCTGGTCCTTCTGGCCCTGGGGCAGTTCGCGCGCATTCTGGCCGACTACGCCGGCCAGCTGCAAGAGAGCGCCGAGACGCTTGAGTCGTTTTTCCGAAGCCTCGGATTCAGCACCGTATCGATGGACGACTTAACGCGGGCAATCCAGCCCTCTGCACTCCTGACGACCGTTTTCAATGCCGGCACGCAACTGCTGGGCCTGGGCACGGCCGTCTTTTTTGTCTTCGCCTACGCGATGTTCCTCGGGATGGATGCTGCACGGTGGCAGAATCCCCCGGCCGAGCTAGCGGAGGCGAGCAGCCGGAGGCTGCAGGCCTTCAACCGGTTCACCACCGCAACCAACCGGTACTTCCTCGTCAACTCAATATTCGGGCTGATCGTCGCGGTGATTGACGGACTCGCCCTCTGGGTCCTCGGCGTACCCGGTCCATTCGTCTGGGCGGTGCTCGCGTTCGTCACCAACTACATCCCCAATATTGGTTTCGTCCTGGGCGTCGTGCCTCCCGTCGTGCTCGCTGTCGCCGTCGGCGGCTGGGAGCTGGGACTGCTGGTGCTGGCCATTTACTGCATCGCCAACGTCACCCTCCAAGTGCTGATCCAGCCCCGGTTTGTGGGGGAATCAGTAAGGCTGAGCGTCACGCTGACCTTCGCCTCGGTGGTTCTTTGGACAACCCTGCTGGGAGCGGTTGGCTCGCTGCTGGCTGTGCCGCTTACCCTCTTTGCCCGCTTCCTGATCATCGGCGGGGATCCCGGTGCGCGCTTCGCGCAGTGGATCAGCGGCGATGACGGCCCGGAGGATCCTCAAAGTCCTTCACGGCCCGGATAG
- a CDS encoding amidase gives MEPYELSLAAASAAISAGELSPLELAESSLNRIAAVEPQIHAFATVTADLALAQAKTAGEEIAAGRRRGPLHGIPLGVKDLYNTAGIATTSSSRVREHFIPETDSAAVTALAEAGMVLVGKTHTHEFAFGVVTPTTRNPWDVNASPGGSSGGSGAAVASGSCLVALGSDTGGSIRIPAALCGTVGLKPTYGRTSRFGVASLSWSLDHVGPLTRNVTDAALVLNAMAGYDRRDPASVDLPVPDFTAGLERGVKGLRIGVPTNYFTDRVDPEVAAAVSDAVTLLEGLGAVVVEVRIPRAESIQAAEWGILMPEASAYHRHAMRANPELYTAEVRALLEVGETILATDYIDALRMRQLMKLEWEQMFANIDVLIAPSVPAPAVAADDPQVYWPDGTVETATDAMVRLSAPGNLTGLPSVSVPCGFSSSGLPLGMQIIGGPFEESTILAVARTYELASDYVGRIADLSTAPA, from the coding sequence ATGGAACCGTACGAACTTTCACTCGCCGCCGCCTCCGCTGCCATCAGTGCCGGAGAGCTGTCGCCGCTGGAACTGGCTGAATCCTCGCTGAACCGGATTGCCGCCGTCGAACCGCAAATCCACGCCTTTGCCACCGTGACCGCGGACTTGGCGTTGGCGCAGGCTAAGACGGCAGGGGAGGAGATCGCTGCGGGCAGGCGCCGAGGACCTCTGCACGGCATCCCGCTGGGCGTCAAGGATCTCTATAACACGGCAGGGATTGCCACCACCTCGAGTTCCAGGGTGAGGGAGCATTTCATTCCCGAGACCGACAGTGCCGCCGTCACAGCACTTGCCGAGGCGGGAATGGTTCTGGTCGGTAAAACCCATACACATGAATTTGCCTTCGGCGTGGTTACACCGACAACCCGCAATCCCTGGGATGTGAACGCCAGTCCCGGCGGTTCCAGCGGCGGCTCAGGAGCCGCCGTCGCGTCCGGATCCTGCCTGGTGGCTCTAGGCAGCGACACCGGCGGTTCCATCCGGATTCCGGCAGCCCTGTGCGGAACGGTTGGGCTGAAACCGACCTACGGGCGCACCTCGCGGTTTGGTGTGGCGTCGTTGTCCTGGTCCCTGGACCATGTGGGGCCGTTGACCCGCAACGTCACCGATGCCGCCCTGGTACTGAACGCCATGGCGGGCTACGACCGCCGCGACCCTGCTTCCGTGGATCTTCCCGTGCCGGACTTCACCGCCGGGCTGGAGCGAGGCGTGAAGGGGCTGCGGATCGGTGTCCCCACGAACTATTTCACGGACCGTGTTGACCCTGAAGTTGCGGCGGCAGTCTCCGATGCCGTGACGCTGCTGGAGGGACTTGGCGCAGTGGTGGTTGAGGTCCGGATCCCACGGGCCGAGAGTATCCAGGCCGCTGAATGGGGGATTCTGATGCCCGAAGCCAGCGCCTATCACCGGCACGCCATGAGGGCGAACCCTGAGCTTTACACTGCCGAGGTGCGTGCGCTGCTGGAGGTAGGAGAAACCATCCTGGCCACGGATTACATTGACGCGCTCCGGATGCGGCAGCTCATGAAGCTGGAGTGGGAGCAGATGTTCGCCAATATCGATGTGCTGATTGCGCCGTCGGTTCCTGCCCCGGCCGTCGCCGCGGATGATCCTCAGGTTTACTGGCCCGACGGGACCGTAGAGACAGCTACGGATGCGATGGTCCGGCTGTCGGCACCGGGAAACCTGACCGGCCTGCCCTCGGTATCGGTGCCCTGCGGATTCTCGTCCTCAGGACTTCCCCTGGGCATGCAAATCATTGGCGGCCCCTTTGAAGAATCCACCATTCTTGCCGTTGCCCGCACCTACGAGCTGGCTAGCGATTACGTGGGCCGGATTGCTGATTTGTCCACCGCTCCCGCATAG
- a CDS encoding DapH/DapD/GlmU-related protein has protein sequence MELDELLTALNAGEAVTAGSPLHEAMHHASQAALRITGELNSGYHEPEQVRELLSRLIGKSVDETVAVFPPFSSDFGRNITLGKRVFINSGCRFQDQGGISIGDDCLIGHNAVLATLNHDLSPSRRADMHPGPITIGRNVWLGSNVTVLPGVTIGNDAVVAAGAVVTKDVPARSVVVGSPARVIRSVED, from the coding sequence ATGGAACTTGATGAACTGCTCACAGCGTTGAACGCCGGTGAGGCCGTAACGGCTGGTTCGCCTCTGCATGAGGCCATGCACCATGCCAGCCAGGCCGCCCTGCGGATTACCGGCGAACTCAACAGCGGCTACCACGAACCGGAACAGGTACGGGAGCTGCTGTCCCGGCTGATCGGCAAATCGGTGGACGAAACCGTTGCCGTGTTCCCGCCGTTTTCCTCGGATTTCGGCAGAAACATCACCCTGGGCAAACGGGTGTTCATCAATTCCGGCTGCCGGTTCCAGGACCAGGGCGGAATCAGCATCGGCGACGACTGCCTGATCGGTCACAACGCCGTCCTGGCAACGCTTAACCACGATCTGTCGCCCAGCCGCCGGGCGGACATGCATCCGGGGCCCATCACGATTGGCCGGAATGTCTGGCTGGGATCCAACGTCACGGTGCTGCCGGGGGTGACCATCGGTAACGACGCCGTTGTGGCCGCCGGAGCCGTGGTCACCAAGGATGTGCCGGCCCGGTCCGTGGTGGTCGGATCCCCGGCCCGGGTGATCCGCAGCGTCGAGGACTAG
- a CDS encoding zinc-dependent alcohol dehydrogenase family protein, translating to MRGVVMHAPGDVRVEDRADPAIEEPTDAVIRLAATCICGSDLWPYRGVEDAHNAPMGHEYIGWVEEVGPEVRTIKAGDFVVGSFWASDNTCEICRAGYQSRCINAVPMGMMGTQAQFARIPLADGTLVTTPEAPPADLLPSLMAASDVLGTGWFGAVAAEAGPGKTVAVVGDGAVGVLAVLAARQLGAERIIAFSRHPERQQLAREFGATDIIAERGDAGVAALKDLTNGLGAHSVVEAVGTQESMMQAVRSTRPGGHMGFVGVSHDVALPGLELFFAEIHMLGGPAPVRRFLPDLIQRIWDRQIDPGRVFDLTLPLADAAEGYRAMDERRAVKVLLTP from the coding sequence ATGCGTGGCGTAGTAATGCATGCACCAGGAGATGTGCGCGTCGAGGACCGGGCCGATCCGGCGATTGAAGAACCGACCGACGCCGTGATCAGGCTGGCAGCGACCTGCATCTGTGGATCGGACCTGTGGCCGTACCGAGGTGTGGAGGACGCCCATAACGCACCCATGGGACATGAGTACATCGGCTGGGTGGAGGAGGTTGGGCCCGAGGTGCGGACCATCAAGGCCGGGGACTTCGTCGTCGGTTCCTTCTGGGCTTCCGACAACACGTGCGAAATCTGCCGGGCCGGCTACCAGAGCCGATGCATCAATGCCGTGCCGATGGGCATGATGGGAACCCAGGCGCAGTTCGCCCGGATTCCGCTGGCCGACGGCACCTTGGTGACCACCCCGGAAGCTCCGCCGGCGGACCTGCTGCCTTCACTGATGGCGGCCTCCGATGTCCTGGGCACCGGTTGGTTCGGCGCCGTGGCGGCCGAGGCCGGCCCCGGCAAAACCGTCGCCGTGGTGGGGGACGGCGCCGTCGGCGTTTTGGCAGTCCTGGCCGCCAGGCAGCTCGGTGCCGAGCGGATTATCGCTTTTAGCCGGCACCCCGAACGCCAGCAGCTGGCCCGTGAATTCGGAGCCACCGATATCATCGCCGAACGCGGTGATGCGGGGGTGGCTGCGCTCAAGGACCTGACCAACGGGCTCGGCGCCCATTCGGTAGTGGAGGCCGTGGGAACACAGGAGTCAATGATGCAGGCCGTGCGCTCCACCCGGCCGGGCGGACATATGGGCTTTGTGGGCGTCTCTCATGACGTCGCTCTTCCCGGGCTGGAACTGTTCTTCGCTGAGATCCACATGCTCGGCGGACCCGCTCCCGTGCGCCGCTTTTTGCCCGATCTGATTCAGCGGATCTGGGACCGGCAGATCGATCCGGGCCGGGTTTTCGACCTCACCCTTCCGCTGGCCGACGCCGCGGAGGGCTACCGGGCCATGGATGAGCGCCGCGCCGTCAAAGTGCTGCTGACTCCTTAG
- a CDS encoding alpha-amylase family glycosyl hydrolase: protein MTGSTPRDPRPGWWQDAVIYQVYPRSFADGDGDGVGDLAGLLDRLPYLASLGVDGIWMTPFQPSPQVDQGYDVSDYCGVDPLFGTMEQFDKLLEAAHAMGLRIFLDVVPNHCSSEHPLFQAAVASGPGSPERAMFHFENGGDGGAPPNNWQSVFGGRAWSRVNPGSDSGREWYLHLFSPEQPDWNWRNPAVGDYFEGVLRFWFDKGVDGLRIDVAHALFKADGLPDAEGTDAVVNGLRSNPKVSDQEDVHEVYRHWRRIADSYSPSRVLVGEVNLAPGRAARYTRHDEMHQAFAFAFVKLGWDAAAWAAVGTELEVARRTHGAPPTWALENHDISRSVTRFGGGERGALRARAGLLAILGLPGGAYIYQGQELNLPDVEVPLHARADPMWTRGGVSRDGARVPLPWTTAPDNTYGFSPAAAAQPWLPTPASWGSLSVEAHRSDPGSTLHLVTTALALRKQLIEKEIFSPNDASAWHVHDTGLLICERGEQILLAVNMGGEPSRLPGGSVLLASFPLTPEGLLPPDSAAWILKDQP from the coding sequence ATGACCGGATCGACACCCCGGGACCCCAGGCCCGGCTGGTGGCAGGATGCCGTCATCTACCAGGTGTACCCACGCTCCTTCGCCGACGGCGATGGGGACGGGGTCGGCGACCTAGCGGGCCTGCTGGACCGTCTGCCGTACCTTGCCTCGCTGGGCGTGGACGGCATCTGGATGACCCCGTTCCAGCCCTCCCCGCAGGTGGACCAGGGATATGACGTCAGCGACTACTGCGGAGTCGATCCGCTCTTCGGCACCATGGAACAGTTCGACAAACTGCTGGAGGCGGCTCACGCCATGGGGCTCCGGATCTTCCTCGACGTGGTACCCAACCACTGCTCATCGGAGCATCCCCTGTTCCAAGCCGCCGTCGCCTCCGGTCCCGGCTCACCCGAACGGGCGATGTTCCACTTCGAGAACGGGGGCGACGGCGGAGCCCCGCCGAACAACTGGCAAAGCGTCTTCGGCGGCCGTGCCTGGAGCCGCGTGAATCCCGGTTCGGACTCGGGCCGGGAGTGGTACCTGCACCTCTTCTCGCCGGAGCAACCGGACTGGAATTGGCGTAACCCGGCGGTGGGCGACTACTTCGAAGGCGTGCTCCGGTTCTGGTTTGACAAGGGCGTGGACGGCCTGCGGATCGACGTCGCGCATGCCTTGTTCAAGGCGGACGGACTGCCTGACGCTGAAGGCACTGACGCCGTCGTCAACGGCCTGCGCTCCAACCCGAAAGTATCCGATCAGGAGGACGTACACGAGGTCTACCGGCACTGGCGCCGCATTGCCGATTCCTACTCCCCCAGCCGGGTGCTGGTCGGTGAAGTGAACCTGGCGCCGGGCCGCGCCGCCCGCTACACCCGGCATGACGAGATGCATCAGGCCTTCGCGTTTGCGTTCGTCAAGCTGGGCTGGGATGCCGCTGCTTGGGCTGCGGTCGGCACTGAACTCGAAGTTGCCCGCCGGACCCACGGGGCGCCGCCAACCTGGGCACTCGAGAACCATGACATCAGCCGTTCCGTGACACGGTTCGGCGGAGGTGAACGCGGAGCTCTCCGAGCACGTGCCGGCCTGCTCGCCATCCTCGGGCTGCCCGGCGGGGCGTACATCTACCAAGGACAGGAGCTCAACCTTCCCGACGTCGAGGTCCCGCTTCACGCTCGAGCCGATCCCATGTGGACACGGGGCGGGGTCTCCCGTGACGGGGCCCGCGTGCCGCTGCCCTGGACCACCGCTCCCGACAACACCTACGGCTTTTCCCCTGCCGCTGCAGCGCAGCCGTGGTTGCCTACACCCGCCTCGTGGGGGTCGCTCTCCGTGGAGGCGCACCGCAGCGACCCCGGTTCGACCCTGCATCTGGTGACCACCGCACTCGCATTGCGCAAGCAGCTGATCGAAAAGGAGATCTTCTCACCGAACGACGCCAGCGCCTGGCACGTCCACGACACCGGATTGCTTATCTGCGAGCGCGGGGAGCAGATCCTGCTTGCCGTGAACATGGGCGGCGAACCCTCCCGCCTGCCCGGCGGAAGCGTTCTGCTGGCGTCATTCCCCCTGACCCCGGAAGGGCTCCTTCCACCGGACAGCGCCGCCTGGATCCTCAAAGACCAACCTTAA
- a CDS encoding LacI family DNA-binding transcriptional regulator: protein MATIRDVAKYAGVSPATVSRVVNGLVGYSEETRHRVEEAVARLNYETDLMARGLKTRQTSVIGLLAPMVSDALASQIMVLIFQRRIVDGLTSGGTK, encoded by the coding sequence TTGGCAACCATCAGGGATGTCGCGAAGTATGCCGGTGTATCACCGGCAACCGTGTCCCGGGTCGTCAATGGTCTTGTGGGCTACTCCGAGGAGACACGGCACCGCGTCGAAGAGGCGGTAGCCCGCCTCAACTACGAGACCGATTTGATGGCACGCGGACTGAAGACACGACAGACATCTGTGATCGGGCTCCTCGCCCCCATGGTGTCGGACGCTCTCGCTTCCCAGATCATGGTCCTCATCTTCCAGCGCCGCATCGTCGACGGGCTTACCTCCGGAGGCACCAAATGA